In Lascolabacillus massiliensis, a single genomic region encodes these proteins:
- the murA gene encoding UDP-N-acetylglucosamine 1-carboxyvinyltransferase: protein MSSFIIEGGHRLKGNITPQGAKNEALQVICATLLTRERVTIENIPDILDVNNLIELLHDLGVEINKIESGVFTFKSENIDISYTETEEFRRKSASMRGSIMLAGPLLARFGEVVVPKPGGDKIGRRRLDTHFNSLMKLGADLTNDEKNQLIRLSATKLKGKYILLDEASVTGTANLIMAAVLSEGETVIYNAACEPYIEQLSRMLVRMGARIEGIGSNKLFIKGVTSLNGCKHRLLPDMIETGSFIGMAAMTESELTIRNTSIENLGIIPESFRRLGITIEQRGDDLYIPSQKSYTIDSFMDGSILTISDAPWPGLTPDLLSVMLVVATKAKGSVLIHQKMFESRLFFVDKLIDMGAQIILCDPHRAVVIGLDERFYLRGTTMTSPDIRAGISLLIAAMCADGVSTIHNIDQIDRGYQDIDKRLNELGASIVRK, encoded by the coding sequence ATGTCATCATTTATAATAGAAGGCGGTCATAGACTAAAAGGCAATATAACGCCACAAGGAGCTAAAAATGAAGCTTTGCAGGTTATTTGTGCAACATTGCTTACAAGAGAGAGAGTAACAATTGAGAATATCCCGGACATTCTAGATGTTAACAATCTCATAGAACTGTTGCATGACCTTGGTGTAGAGATTAATAAAATTGAAAGCGGTGTATTTACTTTTAAATCTGAAAACATAGATATATCATATACTGAAACAGAGGAGTTCAGAAGAAAAAGTGCGTCAATGAGAGGCTCGATTATGTTAGCAGGACCTCTGCTTGCTCGCTTTGGCGAGGTCGTAGTTCCTAAACCAGGTGGAGATAAGATCGGGCGCAGGAGACTAGATACTCATTTCAATAGTTTAATGAAGTTGGGGGCCGATCTGACTAACGATGAAAAGAATCAGCTTATCAGATTATCTGCCACGAAATTAAAAGGAAAATATATACTTCTCGACGAGGCATCTGTGACTGGTACAGCCAACCTGATAATGGCAGCAGTTTTGTCGGAAGGTGAAACAGTTATATATAATGCCGCTTGCGAACCATATATTGAGCAACTTAGCCGTATGTTGGTAAGAATGGGTGCAAGAATAGAAGGTATTGGTTCTAACAAGCTGTTCATTAAAGGTGTAACATCATTAAACGGGTGCAAGCACCGACTGCTACCTGATATGATTGAGACAGGCAGTTTTATAGGTATGGCAGCTATGACGGAATCGGAGTTAACAATTAGAAATACTTCAATTGAAAATTTGGGTATTATTCCTGAAAGCTTCAGAAGACTCGGTATCACAATTGAACAGAGAGGTGATGATCTATATATTCCAAGTCAGAAGAGTTATACAATAGACTCATTTATGGATGGATCAATTCTTACAATATCTGATGCTCCCTGGCCTGGTTTGACACCCGATTTGCTAAGTGTTATGCTGGTAGTAGCCACAAAAGCAAAAGGGAGTGTACTTATACATCAAAAAATGTTTGAAAGCAGACTGTTTTTTGTTGATAAACTAATTGATATGGGTGCTCAGATAATTTTGTGTGATCCTCACAGAGCGGTAGTTATTGGATTGGATGAACGTTTCTATTTACGTGGTACAACAATGACTTCTCCTGACATACGAGCTGGTATTTCACTGCTGATTGCAGCTATGTGTGCTGATGGTGTAAGCACAATTCATAATATTGATCAAATCGATCGTGGATATCAAGATATCGACAAACGATTAAATGAACTTGGAGCCTCTATAGTAAGGAAATAA
- the murB gene encoding UDP-N-acetylmuramate dehydrogenase: MNIQHNKQLQQYNSFRTKAVARLFCEPQSADELSEILKAFPDENKLILGAGNNLFFTKDFDGLIIKPAMKEIYIVSEDENYVEIEAGAAIEWDNLVGETVSRGYSGLENLSLIPGSVGASPIQNIGAYGSEVKDTITLVKATDMISGEQLEFTNEECQFEYRDSIFKQKRRYIITSVVYRLNKTYIYKEKYVDLSRELKGNNTPSLSQVREAIIKIRTRKLPDVKTYPNAGSFFKNPILTKEEKEALQKRLVDAPIYNTGETSFKTSAAFLIEKAGYKGKNNGLVGTYENHALVIVNLGTDDGRDILNFANEITNEVEKQFGVRLEPEVWIY; this comes from the coding sequence GACCAAAGCAGTAGCTCGATTATTTTGCGAACCTCAATCGGCAGATGAGTTATCAGAAATATTAAAAGCTTTTCCTGACGAGAATAAATTAATTCTTGGTGCAGGTAATAATCTTTTTTTTACAAAAGACTTTGATGGTTTGATCATTAAACCTGCAATGAAAGAGATTTATATTGTTTCAGAAGATGAAAATTATGTAGAAATTGAAGCCGGAGCTGCTATTGAGTGGGATAATCTTGTAGGAGAAACTGTTTCAAGAGGTTACTCCGGATTAGAAAACCTGTCGCTCATACCAGGTTCTGTTGGTGCAAGCCCGATACAAAACATAGGTGCTTATGGATCTGAAGTAAAGGACACAATTACTTTAGTAAAGGCTACAGATATGATTTCCGGAGAACAGTTAGAATTTACAAATGAAGAGTGTCAGTTTGAATATCGTGATAGCATATTTAAACAGAAACGCAGATATATAATAACTTCGGTAGTGTACAGGTTAAATAAAACATATATATACAAAGAAAAGTATGTTGATTTGAGTCGTGAACTGAAAGGAAACAACACACCATCACTATCTCAGGTAAGAGAAGCTATCATCAAAATTCGTACAAGAAAATTACCTGATGTAAAAACTTACCCAAACGCAGGAAGTTTCTTTAAAAACCCGATTCTGACAAAAGAAGAGAAAGAGGCATTACAAAAAAGATTAGTTGATGCACCTATCTACAATACAGGAGAGACAAGCTTTAAAACATCTGCAGCATTTTTAATAGAAAAAGCAGGATATAAGGGAAAGAATAATGGTTTAGTGGGAACTTATGAAAATCATGCATTGGTTATTGTGAATCTTGGTACAGATGATGGTAGAGATATTCTAAACTTTGCAAATGAGATTACCAATGAGGTGGAAAAGCAGTTTGGAGTTAGACTTGAACCTGAAGTATGGATTTATTAA